In one Niallia taxi genomic region, the following are encoded:
- a CDS encoding exonuclease SbcCD subunit D — translation MKFIHTADWHLGKLVHGLYMTEDQRHMLNQFVELVKTEQPDAVIIAGDLYDRSIPPTDAVNLLDEILYTINVELNIPILAVSGNHDSAERLSFGSSWYKQNKFYLNGKIENSLTSINMNGVNFYLVPYCEPVTVREFLGDSSIVSHHDAMKAIVGKIEDQLSVNEPNILIGHSFVLGGKTSDSERVLSVGGSGCVGAELFAPFSYTALGHLHSPDAINHPTVKYSGSLMKYSFSEAKQRKSVSIIEVDEKGSFTERYHSFTPKKDMRELEGYMDELLDPAFYNKQKIDDYLKVTILDEGAILDPIQKLRQVYPNVLHLERKLENIDKKKKTSLEEKDHKRKTELDLFMSFYEEMTTADFTEEKRTIISNVIDKVRREEALK, via the coding sequence TTGAAATTTATTCATACTGCAGATTGGCATCTTGGAAAGCTAGTACATGGTCTTTATATGACAGAGGACCAAAGACATATGCTTAATCAATTCGTAGAACTTGTAAAAACAGAACAGCCAGACGCTGTTATAATTGCCGGAGATTTATATGACCGCTCCATTCCACCAACAGATGCAGTGAACTTGCTTGATGAAATACTTTATACCATCAACGTAGAACTGAATATTCCAATCCTTGCTGTATCAGGGAATCACGACAGTGCAGAAAGACTGTCATTCGGAAGCTCATGGTATAAACAAAATAAATTTTACTTAAATGGAAAAATAGAAAACAGTCTTACGTCAATTAATATGAATGGCGTTAACTTTTATTTAGTTCCTTATTGTGAGCCAGTAACAGTGAGAGAATTTCTTGGCGATTCATCCATCGTTAGTCATCATGATGCGATGAAAGCAATTGTTGGCAAAATAGAAGATCAACTTAGTGTGAATGAGCCCAATATTTTAATTGGACATAGTTTTGTTCTTGGAGGCAAAACATCTGACTCAGAAAGAGTCCTGTCTGTTGGAGGTTCAGGATGTGTAGGAGCAGAGTTATTTGCACCTTTTTCTTATACTGCTTTAGGTCATCTTCATAGTCCTGATGCCATAAATCATCCTACCGTAAAGTATTCTGGCTCATTAATGAAATATTCCTTCTCAGAAGCAAAGCAACGAAAATCAGTTTCGATTATTGAAGTAGATGAAAAAGGTTCTTTCACGGAGCGATACCATTCCTTTACACCAAAAAAGGATATGAGAGAGCTTGAAGGATATATGGACGAGTTACTGGATCCAGCATTTTATAACAAGCAAAAAATAGACGACTATTTAAAAGTTACTATATTAGATGAGGGTGCGATTCTTGATCCTATACAGAAGCTGAGACAGGTTTATCCGAATGTGCTGCATCTGGAAAGGAAACTGGAAAATATCGACAAGAAGAAAAAAACATCTTTAGAAGAAAAAGATCATAAGCGCAAAACAGAACTGGATTTATTTATGTCCTTTTATGAAGAAATGACAACTGCTGATTTCACAGAGGAAAAACGAACAATAATTAGTAATGTTATCGACAAAGTCAGAAGGGAGGAGGCATTAAAATGA
- a CDS encoding SMC family ATPase has product MRPLKLTMQAFGPYAKTETIDFTKLGTRTMFVISGKTGAGKTTIFDGISYAIYGKASGEDRNGPELRSQFAADSLLTEVSLDFKLRDKRYLITRSPQQDKKKERGDGFTTIGAKAELYVYDGNGELKNIASSIRDVEEKIKEIMQIDSNQFRQILMIPQGEFRKLLTSDSKEKEAILQKLFHTEIYKYMEDKLKDQSSELKRNVEQQLLMRKSALANISSIFVEELYNLIKEGNDNDVVLLPLLEKEIEMMAQKTKELKAELEKKNKDRDDLNNKVFEAEAVLKQMKLKNDLKLQKDRLEEQREMVNANEKAALLAQKAAMLTQQEEICHHLKKQLDKCEQEKTQLAVMLEKIAENMVEAEKAFQREADKELERKELSDYISFLKTIQKDVEQFAMLEEAVAKTSAQIMEQEANKQSILKNKEQHEKDLLRYKEIRQELESSKISLLENKGLLADKKHVLEKLDKQISIETRLAEQTKIAGKKKELSANILARFEDAKSLVEKLENDWFTGQSYHLSLSLEQDAPCPVCGSNHHPAPASSKNVHIPSQEDIKSAKGDAATIEKQKTAAETELVQINSQISFLAEQLETGSKELQSIRADAANWSAVELKQVVAREVEELEQVQRSLGEAASRLERLDKATVELQQAIELNNGQLEKAIEESHHLILKKTELESALNTKKNAVPENLRNTESFKQEFAASKSKFATLEELYSKSQAALQELKTKQQKELGVMESLEKQHTDIAANLQTERKIFLEKMTSEGFATYGQFHQAKLPAGEIEALQNSIQQYKEQYRSISDRYSDLEEILRDVKTPDMESLLAQRKVFDEEIAVMQQEHTNLLIKEKDNKEIMAKVKKINSDMKELEESYKLIGHLYDITRGQNTYRMTFERYVLAAFLDDILQEANSRLVKMTSGRYKLIRKKDRSKGNVQSGLELLVFDQYTGQERHVKTLSGGESFKAALSLALGLADVVQSYAGGVSLETMFIDEGFGTLDPESLDQAIETLMEIQSTGRLVGIISHVPELKERIDVQLEVISGQNGSTTQFHHLF; this is encoded by the coding sequence ATGAGACCGCTGAAATTAACGATGCAAGCATTTGGCCCATATGCTAAAACAGAAACAATTGATTTTACAAAGCTCGGAACTCGGACAATGTTTGTGATTTCTGGTAAAACAGGAGCAGGAAAAACGACGATTTTTGATGGAATCAGTTATGCGATATATGGAAAAGCAAGTGGAGAAGACAGAAACGGACCTGAGCTGAGAAGTCAGTTTGCGGCAGATTCCTTATTAACAGAGGTTAGTCTTGATTTCAAGTTAAGAGACAAGCGCTATCTAATTACAAGATCGCCGCAGCAAGACAAGAAGAAAGAAAGAGGCGATGGTTTCACTACAATCGGTGCCAAAGCAGAGCTGTATGTTTATGATGGAAACGGAGAATTAAAAAACATCGCTTCCTCGATAAGAGATGTGGAAGAAAAAATTAAAGAGATTATGCAAATAGACAGTAATCAATTTAGGCAAATTCTCATGATACCTCAAGGTGAATTTAGAAAGCTTTTGACTTCTGACAGTAAGGAAAAGGAAGCAATTCTCCAGAAGCTCTTCCACACAGAAATATATAAATACATGGAAGATAAGCTTAAAGACCAATCATCAGAGCTGAAGAGAAATGTGGAACAGCAGCTGTTAATGAGAAAATCTGCTTTAGCCAATATCTCCAGTATATTTGTCGAGGAGCTTTACAACCTGATAAAAGAAGGAAATGATAACGATGTTGTTCTTTTGCCTTTGCTTGAAAAAGAAATCGAGATGATGGCACAAAAAACAAAAGAGTTAAAGGCAGAACTTGAAAAAAAGAATAAGGACCGAGATGATCTTAATAATAAAGTGTTTGAGGCAGAGGCTGTATTAAAGCAAATGAAGCTGAAGAACGATCTGAAGCTGCAAAAGGATAGGCTTGAGGAACAGCGTGAAATGGTGAATGCAAATGAAAAAGCAGCACTTCTCGCCCAAAAAGCTGCAATGCTCACACAGCAGGAGGAAATATGCCATCACTTGAAGAAGCAGCTGGACAAATGTGAGCAGGAAAAAACGCAATTAGCTGTAATGTTGGAAAAAATCGCAGAAAACATGGTAGAAGCAGAAAAAGCTTTTCAACGTGAAGCAGATAAGGAGCTTGAAAGAAAAGAGCTGTCCGACTATATTTCCTTTTTGAAAACTATTCAAAAAGATGTTGAACAGTTTGCCATGCTTGAGGAAGCTGTTGCTAAAACATCTGCGCAAATAATGGAGCAAGAAGCAAACAAGCAATCAATTTTGAAAAACAAGGAACAGCACGAAAAGGATTTGCTGCGATATAAGGAAATCAGACAGGAGCTTGAAAGCAGCAAAATCTCCTTACTAGAAAATAAGGGGCTTTTGGCAGATAAAAAGCATGTCCTGGAAAAGCTGGATAAACAGATTTCAATCGAAACAAGACTAGCAGAACAAACAAAAATAGCTGGTAAGAAAAAGGAGCTTTCAGCTAATATTCTTGCCCGATTTGAGGATGCAAAATCTTTAGTGGAAAAGCTTGAAAACGATTGGTTTACTGGACAGTCCTACCATTTATCCTTAAGCCTGGAACAAGATGCACCATGTCCTGTTTGCGGCAGTAACCATCACCCAGCTCCTGCAAGCAGTAAGAATGTTCATATCCCGTCACAGGAAGATATTAAAAGCGCCAAGGGTGATGCAGCTACCATCGAGAAGCAAAAGACTGCTGCAGAAACAGAATTAGTTCAAATAAATTCTCAAATAAGCTTTTTAGCAGAACAACTGGAAACAGGCAGTAAAGAGCTGCAATCCATAAGAGCGGATGCTGCTAATTGGTCTGCTGTTGAGTTGAAGCAAGTAGTTGCTCGTGAGGTAGAGGAGCTTGAGCAGGTACAGCGAAGCCTTGGGGAGGCTGCGAGCAGGCTTGAAAGGTTAGATAAAGCAACAGTTGAATTGCAACAAGCAATCGAATTAAACAATGGCCAACTTGAAAAAGCAATAGAAGAAAGCCATCATTTGATTCTCAAAAAGACAGAATTGGAATCAGCGCTTAACACGAAGAAGAATGCTGTTCCAGAAAATCTTCGAAATACCGAAAGCTTTAAACAGGAGTTCGCTGCATCCAAGTCAAAATTTGCAACGTTGGAGGAATTGTACAGCAAATCACAGGCAGCACTCCAAGAACTAAAGACAAAACAGCAGAAGGAACTTGGTGTAATGGAAAGCCTGGAAAAACAGCATACGGATATTGCTGCAAACCTGCAAACCGAACGGAAAATTTTCTTGGAAAAAATGACAAGTGAGGGCTTTGCCACTTACGGACAATTTCATCAAGCAAAGCTGCCTGCTGGCGAAATTGAAGCACTGCAAAACAGCATCCAGCAATATAAAGAACAATATCGTTCTATTTCTGATCGATACAGCGACTTAGAGGAGATACTTCGAGATGTGAAGACGCCAGATATGGAATCATTATTAGCTCAACGAAAAGTATTTGATGAAGAAATTGCTGTTATGCAGCAGGAGCATACTAACCTGCTGATTAAGGAAAAGGACAATAAAGAAATAATGGCTAAGGTAAAGAAAATTAACAGCGATATGAAAGAGCTCGAGGAAAGCTATAAGCTTATTGGCCATTTATACGACATTACTAGAGGTCAAAACACTTATAGAATGACGTTTGAAAGATATGTTTTAGCAGCATTTTTAGATGATATTTTACAGGAAGCTAACAGCAGGCTTGTGAAGATGACTAGTGGCAGATACAAGCTCATCAGAAAAAAAGACCGCTCTAAGGGAAATGTGCAAAGCGGATTGGAGCTGCTTGTCTTTGACCAATATACTGGCCAAGAAAGACATGTGAAAACATTATCTGGTGGAGAAAGCTTTAAGGCTGCCTTGTCATTGGCATTAGGCTTAGCAGATGTGGTTCAATCATATGCCGGCGGAGTTTCATTAGAAACGATGTTCATTGATGAAGGCTTTGGTACATTGGACCCTGAATCATTGGATCAAGCAATTGAAACATTAATGGAAATACAAAGTACAGGCAGATTGGTCGGAATTATATCACATGTTCCTGAATTAAAGGAAAGAATTGATGTGCAATTAGAAGTAATATCAGGCCAAAACGGAAGCACGACTCAATTTCATCATTTATTTTAA
- a CDS encoding C40 family peptidase — protein MKKQLLTVCATATIIFAGFQTTASAHEKKYVVKSGDTLTKISAANNISVANLTAYNKLSNTVIKVGQELTLLPAHIHYTVKSGDALSKIAVAYNTTTAKIKEWNSLTSDTIKVGQSLMIVTSTSSQSKATASTSATYKVVSGDSLWFISSKFNITVDQLKTWNNMTTNTIFVGQVLNVKAPVSGGTTAAPTQNKSSKASALIAEAQKYIGVPYVWGGSTPSGFDCSGFINYSFSKVGLSISRTVATMWSSGTAVSTPEVGDIVFYETTSGPSHAGIYMGNNKFIHAGSSTGVTITDMSNSYWKSRYLGAKSFF, from the coding sequence ATGAAAAAACAGCTGCTTACTGTTTGTGCAACAGCAACGATTATTTTTGCCGGATTTCAGACAACTGCAAGTGCTCACGAAAAGAAGTACGTTGTAAAATCAGGTGATACATTAACGAAGATTTCTGCTGCCAATAATATTTCAGTTGCCAATCTTACGGCGTACAATAAATTGAGTAATACAGTTATTAAGGTTGGACAAGAATTAACATTGCTTCCTGCGCATATCCATTATACAGTCAAGAGTGGAGATGCTTTGTCGAAAATTGCAGTAGCATATAATACAACTACTGCGAAAATTAAAGAATGGAACAGTTTAACGAGTGATACAATTAAAGTTGGTCAATCGTTGATGATTGTTACATCTACTAGTTCGCAAAGCAAGGCTACGGCTTCAACTTCAGCAACCTACAAAGTAGTAAGCGGCGATTCTTTATGGTTCATTTCATCAAAGTTTAACATTACAGTAGACCAGTTAAAGACATGGAATAATATGACCACTAATACAATCTTCGTTGGACAAGTTCTGAATGTAAAAGCACCTGTTTCAGGTGGTACGACTGCTGCACCAACGCAAAATAAATCTTCTAAAGCATCTGCTTTGATTGCAGAAGCACAAAAGTATATTGGTGTTCCATATGTATGGGGCGGAAGTACACCATCTGGATTTGACTGCAGTGGATTTATTAATTATTCCTTCAGCAAAGTAGGCTTATCCATTTCCAGAACTGTTGCAACAATGTGGAGCTCTGGGACGGCAGTCTCTACACCAGAAGTAGGAGATATTGTATTTTATGAAACAACATCAGGTCCTTCCCATGCAGGTATTTACATGGGGAATAATAAGTTTATTCATGCAGGATCATCGACAGGTGTTACAATTACTGATATGAGTAATTCCTATTGGAAAAGCCGTTATTTAGGCGCAAAATCGTTCTTCTAA